The following coding sequences are from one Microbacterium sp. SORGH_AS_0969 window:
- a CDS encoding MarR family winged helix-turn-helix transcriptional regulator has protein sequence MRHTATADDVVKALSDLTDSSAISERAALQSLGIGPNDAKVLRFLLERSEDDDPVTPRLLTEMLGISSAATTTLIDRLAEAGWVEREPYPGDRRSIVVRATVDPESPARRILSVRRASVAEAASKLGAAERRVVADFLDDIARVEKQHVEGIAAADTASRSH, from the coding sequence ATGCGGCACACGGCCACGGCAGACGACGTGGTGAAGGCCCTCAGCGACCTCACCGATTCCAGCGCGATCTCGGAACGGGCGGCGCTGCAGTCCCTGGGCATCGGCCCGAACGACGCGAAAGTACTCCGCTTCCTCCTCGAGCGCAGCGAAGACGACGATCCCGTCACCCCGCGCCTGCTGACCGAGATGCTCGGGATCTCGTCCGCGGCGACGACCACCCTCATCGATCGCCTCGCGGAAGCGGGCTGGGTCGAGCGAGAGCCCTACCCCGGCGACCGGCGTTCGATCGTGGTGCGCGCGACCGTCGATCCCGAGTCTCCCGCCCGACGGATCCTTTCGGTCCGGCGGGCTTCGGTCGCCGAGGCCGCGTCGAAGCTCGGCGCGGCTGAACGACGCGTGGTGGCCGACTTCCTCGACGACATCGCGCGCGTCGAGAAGCAGCACGTGGAGGGCATCGCCGCGGCCGACACCGCGTCCCGCTCGCACTGA
- the glgX gene encoding glycogen debranching protein GlgX → MSDVQQVWPGSSYPLGATYDGNGTNFALFSEGAEKVELCLFDENGKETCFELIDVDAFVWHAYLPNIQPGQRYGYRVHGEYDPANGKRYNASKLLLDPYAKAVEGQVDWGQPVFSYEFGDPDSFNDEDSAAHMMKGVVINPFFDWSGDRQPKTPYSETFIYEAHVKGLTQLHPDVPEELRGTYAGIAHPAVIDHLRKLGVTAIELMPVHQFVNDSTLEEKGLSNYWGYNTIAFLAPQNTYSSTGDHGQQVQEFKAMVKALHAAGIEVILDVVYNHTAEGNHMGPTLSMRGIDNEAYYRLEDDDKRYYTDYTGTGNSMNVGNPHTLQLIMDSLRYWVLDMHVDGFRFDLASTLAREFYEVDKLATFFELVQQDPVVSQVKLIAEPWDVGPGGYQVGNFPPQWTEWNGKYRDTVRDFWRGEPQALAEFASRLTGSADLYEHSGRFPVASINFVTAHDGFTLRDLVSYNEKHNEANGEDNNDGESHNRSSNMGVEGPTDDPEVLKRRAQQQRNFIATLLLSQGVPMLLHGDELGRTQGGNNNGYAQDNEITWVDWSSVDHPLIEFTAALARLRKQHPTFRRSRFFDGRPVKMEEGAPIPDVVWLRPDGSLMQPEDWDNGFGRAVGVFLNGQGIRERDRRGESISDDHFLVLFNAGDEPVDFVLPDFEYAPEWDAYVDTAGERANTEPLSPGETLPIEPKSLIVLREHHLPEPEVDHSVAASLTAQIQVVGPDDLPGQAPKPEL, encoded by the coding sequence GTGAGCGACGTGCAGCAGGTATGGCCAGGATCCAGTTATCCCCTCGGGGCCACTTACGACGGTAACGGGACGAACTTCGCCCTGTTCAGCGAAGGAGCAGAGAAGGTCGAGCTCTGCCTCTTCGACGAGAACGGGAAGGAGACGTGCTTCGAGCTGATCGACGTCGACGCGTTCGTCTGGCATGCGTATCTCCCGAACATCCAACCGGGACAGCGATACGGGTACCGCGTTCACGGGGAGTACGACCCCGCGAACGGCAAGCGCTACAACGCGAGCAAGCTCCTGCTCGACCCGTACGCGAAGGCCGTCGAAGGTCAGGTCGACTGGGGCCAGCCCGTCTTCAGCTACGAGTTCGGCGATCCCGACTCGTTCAACGACGAGGACTCGGCCGCGCACATGATGAAGGGCGTGGTCATCAACCCGTTCTTCGACTGGTCGGGCGACCGCCAGCCCAAGACCCCCTACTCCGAGACGTTCATCTATGAGGCCCACGTCAAGGGCCTGACCCAGCTGCACCCCGACGTTCCGGAAGAGCTGCGCGGCACCTACGCGGGCATCGCGCACCCGGCCGTGATCGACCACCTGCGCAAGCTCGGTGTCACCGCGATCGAGCTCATGCCCGTGCACCAGTTCGTCAACGACTCCACCCTCGAAGAGAAGGGGCTGTCGAACTACTGGGGCTACAACACCATCGCGTTCCTCGCGCCCCAGAACACCTACTCCTCGACCGGCGATCACGGTCAGCAGGTGCAGGAGTTCAAGGCCATGGTCAAGGCGCTTCACGCGGCCGGCATCGAGGTCATCCTCGACGTGGTCTACAACCACACGGCCGAGGGCAACCACATGGGCCCGACCCTGTCGATGCGCGGCATCGACAACGAGGCCTACTACCGCCTCGAAGACGACGACAAGCGGTACTACACCGACTACACGGGCACCGGCAACAGCATGAACGTCGGCAACCCCCACACGCTGCAGCTGATCATGGACTCGCTGCGGTACTGGGTGCTGGACATGCACGTCGACGGCTTCCGCTTCGACCTCGCCTCGACCCTCGCGCGCGAGTTCTACGAGGTGGACAAGCTCGCGACCTTCTTCGAGCTCGTGCAGCAGGATCCGGTGGTCTCGCAGGTCAAGCTCATCGCCGAGCCCTGGGACGTCGGCCCCGGCGGCTACCAGGTCGGCAACTTCCCGCCCCAGTGGACGGAGTGGAACGGCAAGTACCGCGACACCGTCCGCGACTTCTGGCGTGGTGAGCCGCAGGCGCTCGCCGAGTTCGCATCGCGCCTCACGGGGTCCGCCGACCTGTACGAGCACTCGGGGCGCTTCCCCGTGGCATCCATCAACTTCGTCACCGCGCACGACGGTTTCACGTTGCGCGACCTCGTGTCGTACAACGAGAAGCACAACGAGGCGAACGGCGAAGACAACAACGACGGCGAATCGCACAACCGCTCGAGCAACATGGGCGTCGAAGGTCCCACGGACGACCCCGAGGTGCTCAAGCGCCGCGCGCAGCAGCAGCGCAACTTCATCGCCACGCTCCTGCTCAGCCAGGGCGTGCCGATGCTGCTGCACGGCGACGAGCTCGGCCGCACGCAGGGCGGCAACAACAACGGCTACGCGCAGGACAACGAGATCACCTGGGTGGACTGGTCGAGCGTCGACCACCCGCTCATCGAGTTCACCGCGGCCCTCGCGCGGCTGCGCAAGCAGCACCCCACCTTCCGCCGCAGCCGCTTCTTCGACGGCCGCCCCGTGAAGATGGAGGAGGGGGCGCCGATCCCCGACGTGGTGTGGCTGCGTCCCGACGGCTCGCTCATGCAGCCGGAGGACTGGGACAACGGCTTCGGCCGCGCCGTCGGGGTGTTCCTCAACGGCCAGGGCATCCGCGAGCGCGATCGTCGCGGCGAGTCGATCAGCGACGACCACTTCCTCGTGCTGTTCAACGCGGGCGACGAGCCCGTCGACTTCGTTCTGCCGGACTTCGAATACGCGCCCGAGTGGGACGCCTACGTCGACACCGCGGGGGAGCGCGCGAACACCGAGCCGCTGAGTCCGGGTGAGACGCTGCCGATCGAGCCCAAGTCGCTCATCGTGCTGCGCGAGCACCACCTCCCCGAGCCCGAGGTCGACCACTCCGTGGCCGCCTCGCTGACCGCCCAGATCCAGGTGGTCGGCCCCGATGACCTGCCGGGCCAGGCGCCCAAGCCGGAGTTGTGA
- the treY gene encoding malto-oligosyltrehalose synthase, whose product MRHPLSTYRLQIRESFTLDDAAEVTGYLRDLGVSWAYLSPLLEATPGSDHGYDVVDVTRVDPARGGAEGLARFAEAARGEGLGILVDIVPNHMGVSEPRTNAWWWDVLRQGRASVYADSFDIDWEFGGGKVRVPVLGDDLDAVIGEISYDPTPADDAPDGVIRYYDHAFPVAPGTGTDAAASGSRDAIVALLDAQNFELRFWQDEAADLNYRRFFAVTTLAGVRVELPEVFQATHAEILRWVREGLADGLRVDHPDGLVDPGGYLDRLAVALEEAGEGEVGYVLGEKILEHGEALPSWWKTAGTTGYDALAEIDRVLTDPAGEAALDALDARLRADSDLAPLTGWHDLIHDTKRKIADSIQVSEIRRLVRGLPAELRAEFGADVLQDALAEVLACFPVYRSYLPAGRAHLDAAAGEAEVRRPELGDVIEKLVPVLADTSREVAWRFQQTTGPVMAKGVEDTAFYRYTRLGSLTEVGGDPGEFALDVSGFHTAQALRHASWPTAMTTLSTHDTKRGEDTRARIAVLAEIPERWAEVLGEFRGIASTGHGPFDNLLWQAIVGAWPASASTPEGLKVYRERLHAYAEKAAREASEVTGWWEQDEAFEERMHAVVDAATGPAAERVRAFVDEISPAGWSNGLSAKLLQIMGPGVPDVYQGSELWEQSLVDPDNRRAVDFAERRRLLASLDAPGAAFPAVDATGAAKMLVTSRALRLRREHPLEIYRPLEAAGVASDHVIAFDRGGVFAVATRLPHGLVAAGGWRDTVVLLPDVPLIDVLTGRSFAGGPTPLTDLLAFYPVALLIF is encoded by the coding sequence ATGCGGCATCCGCTTTCGACCTACCGCCTGCAGATCCGCGAATCGTTCACCCTCGACGACGCCGCCGAGGTCACGGGATACCTCCGTGACCTCGGGGTCTCGTGGGCGTACCTGTCGCCGCTGCTGGAGGCGACGCCAGGCTCCGACCACGGGTACGACGTCGTCGACGTCACGCGGGTCGACCCCGCACGCGGCGGTGCCGAGGGCCTCGCGCGCTTCGCGGAAGCCGCGCGTGGGGAGGGTCTCGGCATCCTGGTCGACATCGTCCCGAACCACATGGGGGTCTCGGAGCCGCGGACGAACGCCTGGTGGTGGGACGTGCTGCGCCAGGGTCGCGCCTCGGTGTACGCCGACTCCTTCGACATCGACTGGGAGTTCGGCGGCGGCAAGGTGCGCGTACCCGTGCTCGGCGACGACCTCGACGCGGTCATCGGCGAGATCTCGTACGACCCGACGCCGGCTGACGACGCTCCCGACGGTGTGATCCGGTACTACGACCACGCCTTCCCGGTCGCGCCGGGGACGGGGACGGATGCCGCGGCCTCGGGCTCGCGGGACGCCATCGTCGCTCTGCTCGACGCGCAGAACTTCGAGCTGCGGTTCTGGCAGGACGAGGCCGCTGACCTCAACTACCGCCGCTTCTTCGCCGTCACCACCCTCGCCGGTGTCCGTGTCGAGCTGCCCGAGGTGTTCCAGGCGACGCACGCCGAGATCCTCCGCTGGGTGCGCGAGGGCCTCGCCGACGGTCTGCGCGTGGATCACCCCGACGGCCTCGTCGACCCGGGTGGCTACCTCGACCGGCTCGCGGTCGCGCTCGAGGAAGCGGGCGAGGGCGAGGTCGGATACGTCCTCGGTGAGAAGATCCTCGAGCACGGCGAGGCGCTGCCCTCGTGGTGGAAGACCGCCGGGACGACAGGTTACGACGCGCTCGCCGAGATCGACCGCGTGCTGACCGACCCCGCGGGCGAGGCGGCGCTCGACGCGCTCGACGCACGTCTGCGCGCCGACAGCGACCTTGCGCCGCTCACCGGGTGGCACGATCTGATCCACGACACCAAGCGCAAGATCGCCGACTCGATCCAGGTGTCGGAGATCCGGCGGCTCGTGCGGGGTCTTCCCGCTGAGCTCCGTGCGGAGTTCGGGGCCGACGTGCTGCAGGACGCGCTCGCCGAGGTCCTCGCGTGCTTCCCCGTCTACCGCTCCTACCTCCCCGCCGGCCGCGCCCACCTCGATGCCGCCGCGGGCGAGGCCGAGGTGCGCCGACCCGAGCTCGGCGACGTGATCGAGAAGCTCGTACCGGTGCTCGCCGACACCAGCCGCGAGGTCGCGTGGCGGTTCCAGCAGACGACCGGCCCGGTCATGGCCAAGGGCGTCGAAGACACGGCGTTCTACCGTTACACGCGGCTGGGCTCACTCACCGAGGTGGGGGGTGACCCGGGCGAGTTCGCCCTCGACGTCTCGGGATTCCACACCGCCCAGGCGCTGCGGCACGCGTCGTGGCCGACCGCCATGACCACGCTGTCGACGCACGACACCAAGCGCGGCGAGGACACGCGCGCCCGCATCGCGGTGCTGGCCGAGATCCCGGAGCGCTGGGCGGAGGTGCTGGGCGAGTTCCGCGGAATCGCCTCGACCGGGCACGGTCCGTTCGACAACCTGCTGTGGCAGGCGATCGTGGGCGCGTGGCCGGCATCCGCCTCCACTCCCGAGGGGCTGAAGGTCTATCGCGAGCGTCTGCACGCTTACGCCGAGAAGGCCGCGCGCGAGGCGAGCGAGGTCACCGGCTGGTGGGAGCAGGACGAAGCCTTCGAGGAGCGCATGCACGCGGTCGTCGACGCGGCGACCGGCCCCGCCGCCGAGCGGGTGCGCGCGTTCGTGGACGAGATCTCGCCCGCGGGCTGGTCGAACGGCCTGTCGGCGAAGCTGCTGCAGATCATGGGTCCCGGTGTCCCCGACGTCTACCAGGGCTCGGAGCTGTGGGAGCAGTCTCTGGTCGACCCCGACAACCGTCGCGCGGTGGACTTCGCCGAACGGCGACGTCTGCTCGCCTCGCTCGACGCGCCCGGCGCGGCTTTCCCCGCGGTGGATGCCACGGGCGCGGCCAAGATGCTCGTGACATCGCGAGCGCTGCGTCTGCGTCGCGAGCACCCGCTGGAGATCTACCGTCCGCTGGAGGCCGCGGGAGTGGCATCCGATCATGTCATCGCGTTCGATCGCGGTGGGGTGTTCGCCGTCGCGACGCGGTTGCCCCACGGCCTGGTGGCGGCGGGCGGATGGCGCGACACGGTGGTGCTGCTCCCGGACGTGCCCCTGATCGACGTGCTGACCGGCCGCTCCTTCGCGGGCGGACCCACCCCGCTGACCGACCTCCTGGCCTTCTACCCGGTGGCCCTCCTCATCTTCTGA
- a CDS encoding DUF3072 domain-containing protein — MSDTSREEETLGAVRDGGDNPAEKDPSDWVTGDEPMTAPQRSYLDTLAREAGEEIPADLTKAEASEQIDRLQSATGRDSS; from the coding sequence ATGAGCGATACCTCCCGTGAAGAAGAGACCCTCGGCGCCGTCCGCGACGGTGGCGACAACCCCGCTGAGAAGGATCCGTCCGACTGGGTCACCGGCGACGAGCCGATGACCGCGCCGCAGCGCAGCTACCTCGACACGCTCGCGCGCGAAGCGGGGGAAGAGATCCCCGCCGACCTGACGAAGGCAGAGGCGTCCGAGCAGATCGACCGCCTGCAGTCGGCGACCGGTCGCGACTCCTCCTGA
- a CDS encoding ATP-dependent DNA ligase yields the protein MGRFIYDTVANAVDIDDRTLAHLRIVVMNKLRRSESFMFDVEVGDGSGRRSFWMHPSVPIQFHFYGSRPPRINRVWVEDLMLAASGPNGLAITPEPSEDSVSDEG from the coding sequence ATGGGCAGATTCATCTACGACACCGTCGCCAACGCCGTCGACATCGATGACCGCACGCTGGCTCACCTGCGCATCGTCGTGATGAACAAGCTGCGCCGCTCCGAGTCGTTCATGTTCGACGTCGAGGTGGGAGACGGCAGCGGTCGCCGCAGCTTCTGGATGCACCCTTCGGTGCCGATCCAGTTCCACTTCTACGGCAGCCGCCCGCCGCGCATCAACCGCGTGTGGGTCGAAGACCTCATGCTCGCGGCATCCGGACCCAACGGGCTGGCGATCACGCCTGAGCCGTCCGAAGACAGCGTCTCCGACGAGGGCTGA
- a CDS encoding MarR family winged helix-turn-helix transcriptional regulator, which produces MENASSSSRYWYGASEEERRHRAVEVLQAFRVYRAAEVAMRRRTREAMSMGENDLLVLRYLLRAAGQDRHVTPAELTRYLGVSTASTTAIIDRLERSGHVTRVPHPTDRRSVRIVATAASDHEVRATLGSMHSRMMAAVAEMTPEECDVVVACLGRLQDAVDQVDPAPASHETSPEDAETTV; this is translated from the coding sequence GTGGAGAACGCCTCATCGTCGTCGCGCTACTGGTACGGCGCGAGCGAAGAGGAGCGTCGGCACCGGGCCGTCGAGGTCCTGCAGGCCTTCCGCGTCTACCGCGCCGCCGAGGTCGCCATGCGCCGCCGCACGCGTGAGGCGATGTCGATGGGCGAGAACGACCTTCTCGTGCTCCGTTACCTCCTGCGCGCAGCGGGTCAGGATCGCCATGTGACACCGGCCGAGCTGACACGGTACCTGGGGGTGTCGACCGCCTCGACCACGGCGATCATCGACCGCCTCGAGAGGTCCGGCCACGTCACGCGTGTGCCGCACCCGACCGACCGGCGGAGCGTCCGAATCGTCGCGACCGCGGCCAGCGACCATGAGGTGCGAGCGACCCTCGGCTCCATGCACAGTCGCATGATGGCGGCTGTGGCCGAGATGACGCCGGAGGAGTGCGACGTCGTGGTCGCGTGTCTGGGTCGGCTGCAGGACGCGGTCGACCAGGTCGATCCCGCTCCCGCCTCGCACGAGACATCGCCCGAGGACGCCGAGACCACCGTTTAG
- a CDS encoding transposase yields the protein MTGAVRSDDDALVDEAAADLLALPPARFTAARAERAAAAAGAVSRRIAKLRKPTVAAWAVNLLVRDGRLGEAVELSRALQEAQDDLDAAELARLGKQRRQLVAALARRAGELAAEAGTPLSAAMAESVEKTVNAAVVDPEVAAAVLTGRLVSPIDLATLDPGGLGDAVAGSVPRGMAPAPPRDDLAARRARKAAERAVREAERVHADAVRENAAADRRLATARERADRARERVEGLRADLARAEADAADADAVVGQRESEQKEAAAATRAAQRGIERAEAARADGADA from the coding sequence ATGACCGGCGCAGTGCGAAGCGACGACGACGCGCTCGTCGACGAAGCGGCGGCCGACCTGCTCGCGCTCCCGCCCGCCCGTTTCACCGCCGCTCGCGCGGAACGGGCAGCCGCCGCGGCGGGAGCGGTGAGCCGCCGGATCGCGAAGCTGCGCAAGCCGACGGTGGCCGCGTGGGCGGTCAACCTGCTCGTCCGTGACGGTCGCCTCGGCGAAGCGGTCGAGCTCTCGCGGGCTCTGCAGGAGGCGCAGGACGACCTGGATGCCGCCGAGCTTGCGCGCCTCGGAAAGCAACGGCGCCAGCTGGTCGCCGCCCTCGCGCGGCGCGCGGGCGAGCTCGCCGCCGAAGCGGGGACGCCGCTCAGCGCGGCGATGGCGGAGTCGGTGGAGAAGACGGTGAACGCCGCGGTGGTGGATCCGGAGGTCGCCGCGGCCGTGCTCACGGGGCGGCTTGTCTCACCGATCGATCTGGCGACTCTCGACCCCGGCGGCCTCGGAGACGCCGTCGCGGGCTCCGTGCCGCGAGGGATGGCCCCGGCGCCGCCGCGCGACGATCTCGCCGCACGGCGGGCGCGCAAGGCCGCCGAGCGGGCGGTGCGCGAGGCCGAACGCGTCCACGCCGACGCCGTCCGCGAGAACGCGGCCGCGGACCGTCGTCTCGCGACGGCGCGGGAGCGCGCCGATCGCGCGCGCGAGCGCGTCGAGGGGCTGCGAGCCGATCTGGCGCGCGCCGAGGCTGACGCCGCCGATGCGGATGCCGTCGTCGGACAGCGCGAGAGCGAGCAGAAGGAAGCCGCCGCGGCGACGCGCGCCGCGCAACGGGGGATCGAGCGAGCCGAGGCCGCCCGCGCGGATGGGGCGGACGCGTGA
- a CDS encoding glutaminase, with translation MIAALLDDARARLADAPRERLGELQEGRRVLGIPRPPRIVARGTAWHLGVLLLTDEAVLATGDIVRSRAEVRRGFAAESQRRRAELAAAAARGGVPEGQTVHIEWHPIDLPALGERSTPLAIRGGEPLVRWSAAGGFLPLARYLDERVELLRHPPERA, from the coding sequence GTGATCGCGGCACTCCTCGATGACGCGCGAGCCCGTCTGGCGGATGCGCCGCGCGAACGGCTCGGCGAGCTCCAGGAGGGACGCCGGGTGCTCGGCATCCCCCGCCCGCCGCGCATCGTGGCGCGCGGAACCGCGTGGCACCTCGGCGTGCTGCTGCTCACCGACGAGGCCGTGCTCGCCACCGGCGACATCGTGCGTTCGCGCGCCGAGGTGCGCCGCGGATTCGCGGCCGAGTCGCAGCGTCGACGAGCAGAACTCGCGGCCGCGGCCGCGCGCGGAGGAGTCCCCGAGGGGCAGACGGTCCACATCGAGTGGCATCCGATCGACCTTCCCGCCCTCGGCGAACGCTCGACGCCGCTCGCGATACGCGGGGGAGAACCGCTCGTCCGCTGGAGCGCGGCAGGCGGTTTCCTGCCGCTCGCGCGCTACCTCGACGAGCGCGTCGAGCTGCTGCGCCATCCGCCCGAGCGCGCATAG